In Wenyingzhuangia fucanilytica, the following are encoded in one genomic region:
- the trxB gene encoding thioredoxin-disulfide reductase, giving the protein MSDTIERIKCLIIGSGPAGYTAAIYASRADLKPVMYTGMQMGGQLTTTTEVDNFPGYPNGTDGTAMMEDLKNQAERFGTEVRFGLATAVDFSSEVGGIHKVTIDGDKQIEAETVIITTGATAKYLGLESEERLKGGGVSACATCDGFFYRKQDVIVVGAGDTAAEEATYLANICNKVTMLVRKDYMRASKAMIHRVEKTENIEVLYNTELDEVLGDNVVEGVRVVNNQTNDKHEIAVTGVFIAIGHTPNTDIFKGQLEMDETGYLVTKGKSTKTNKPGVFAAGDVQDHEYRQAVTAAGTGCMAALDAERYLGNLE; this is encoded by the coding sequence ATGTCAGATACTATTGAAAGAATTAAATGCTTGATTATCGGATCAGGTCCTGCAGGTTACACTGCTGCCATATATGCTTCTAGAGCAGATTTAAAACCAGTTATGTATACTGGAATGCAAATGGGAGGACAATTAACCACTACTACAGAGGTTGACAACTTTCCTGGATATCCTAACGGTACTGATGGTACTGCTATGATGGAAGACTTAAAAAATCAGGCTGAGCGTTTTGGAACAGAAGTTCGTTTTGGATTAGCTACTGCTGTAGATTTTAGTAGTGAAGTTGGTGGTATACACAAGGTTACTATTGATGGAGACAAACAAATAGAAGCTGAAACAGTAATTATTACTACCGGTGCTACTGCTAAATATTTAGGTTTAGAAAGTGAAGAACGTTTAAAAGGTGGTGGAGTTTCTGCTTGTGCTACTTGTGATGGGTTCTTTTACCGTAAACAAGATGTAATTGTTGTTGGAGCTGGAGATACTGCTGCCGAAGAAGCTACTTACTTAGCTAATATTTGTAACAAAGTTACTATGTTGGTTCGTAAGGATTATATGAGAGCTTCTAAAGCGATGATTCACAGAGTTGAAAAAACTGAAAACATTGAAGTTTTATACAATACTGAATTGGATGAAGTTTTAGGAGATAATGTTGTTGAAGGTGTTCGTGTGGTAAACAACCAAACTAATGACAAGCATGAAATTGCTGTTACAGGTGTGTTTATTGCTATTGGTCACACTCCAAATACAGATATCTTTAAAGGACAATTAGAAATGGATGAAACTGGTTATTTAGTAACCAAAGGAAAATCTACTAAAACAAACAAACCTGGAGTTTTTGCTGCTGGTGATGTTCAAGATCATGAATACAGACAAGCTGTTACCGCTGCTGGTACAGGATGTATGGCTGCTTTAGATGCAGAACGTTATTTAGGAAATTTAGAATAG